GTTTCAAGTGTGCAATTTACACTTCCGTTCGTTCATTCGTTCGCTACATTGTAACCATTCACACTGACACTCCACTCACACCctggcacacgcacacagacaggcacagacacgcacacgaACATAAAGAAGCATAGAAACAAAGAGCTTTTTTTGCCTTTAACCGAGCGACAGGACGGGCagggagagaagagagaggCGCTAAGCGGGAAGCTcgcttctctccctctccctctcattTCTGACTCTCATTTTGTGGCATTGGCTGGCTCTGTACttgaaattcaaattacaGCTCAAGGGAGCAACATCAGGAAGAGGAAAATCATGGCCAAAGGGGGCAAGGAGAACTGTTCAAGGGTAAGCCAATGAGCACTCACTCAGGAGCGAGCCCATTCAGGCAGTGCTATGGAGAGCAGGGCTAGTAAAGTGTCAGAAAAGAGCAGGCCATCGTCACACCGATCTCCAGCAAGTCCCAACGAAATACAAAGGAAATATGGGAGTCCTCAGAAGAAATcgtacaaaaaataaacgtAAGGCTAAGGAAAGAAAGGAAACCGTTCAACAAATCAGTGTTTTTTCTCCGTTTTTTCTCCGTTCATTGTAAAAACTGTGCAATATGTTGTTCCTCATGTTCGAAGCCATACACTTTTCCTTTGCCATTCGACAGGACAGCTTTTGGATTGAGCTCTTGTAATTGGCAGATTTGTTTCGTATGCGACAATCAGATCTGGTTGAAACATAAGCCCTTGGCTCTGCCTCCGCTAAGGACGACAGCTGAGACCCCGTTTGAACCCCGTTTCAGGAGTGATTTGATTTGGTATTCGGTTCCCCATTGATTTCGTTACTTAGAGGAGCACAGCACTTATTTTGGTCCGGGCCAATGTTGATAGAGTACTAAGCgaatttgtaatttaattatgatGTTGGAGAACCCGCAAGGGCATTTCCACATGGAGCCACAGCACGCACAGACACGGGGCCCATGGTCGCACACAGCACAAGTACGAGTTCAGGGCAAGAGCAGAGTCAAGTCAATAAACCCATAGTGAAGGCGAAAAAAATGTTTAGGTAAAGTAGAGGCTCTACGCCCGGATTTGCATGCCCGacctggttgctggttgctggttgctgtgCGTGCCCGTATGTGGGCTGTGGGGTGgcgcttggcttggctttgcttcttttttttttaatgccaTGTGTAAGTGATTCCAAAGTGGCTATAACAAACGCTTTCGGACCCCGAACACCTCCTGCAACGCaagggaacggaacggaaataAAACAGCATTAAAGGCTTTTTACTAGAGTGACACGACCAGCAGATACCCCTTGTATTTGTGGGTCTCCTTTAGAGCATAGCGCCACACGAATACAACATGCTCCGCTCCTGCCTTCTACTGGGTGTACAGCGGGGGGATAATGAACCCGAGCTAGGCGCCGGCTACGGGCACGGcaacgggtacgggtacgggaaTAGGTCCTAAACATGGGCGAGTTAATTAACTTTGAACTTGACATTTTGGccgtgtgctgctgctgaggaaCATGGAAACCGCATTAAACAGCCCGCAACTAACGATGCTCATTAGGCAGGGCACCCAACCCATACCAGCCCATAGCATACCATTCCATCCACTTGAAGCACTTTTGGAGCTGGCACATTAACAAGGTCTCCCCgttttttggcttttcctATCTCTCCCGCACAGATTGAGGGCCGGCTGGAGCAGCTCAAAGACCAGTGAACCCTTGCGTCccgaggagcaggaggccaTCATATCCGTGATACGGCGCAATGAGGAGATCGAGATTGCCGAACGGCAGCGGGTCGGCCGTCTGGTGGAGCGAGTTGAGAAGATCAAGCAGCACGCTGTCGAGCGGGGCCCCAACTGTTGTCGCCTCTGCGGCGACACCTTTGGCCTGTTGCGGCCGCATCGCATCATTTGCGAGGACTGCCGTCAGTCCGTGTGCACCAAGTGCAGCGTGGACATCAATATCCGGTATCACACCAGCGAGCGGACACGAGAGATCTGGCTCTGTCGCATCTGCTCGGAGACGCGCGAGATGTGGAAGAAGTCGGGGGCCTGGTTCTTCAAGGGCCTGCCGCGGTACGACACGCCGCGCAGTGCCAGCGCCACGCCTACGCCCACAGCCACACCAGGAGGGATGGCATCCATGGCAGGTAGGGATTGCTCATGTCCTGTCGCGTCATTTACTATCCACTTCCGCTTTTCGCAAGGACCAGTGCAAAGTGCAAAGTGCAAAGTGGGGCACAGCTATGCTATGCCTGCAAATGAGTCTCGTTCGCTATCCAAACTATCCAGAACCCAGAACTCGACTTTGGTTcgcagtccagtccagtccttTGATCCATTCCTTTTTTGCCAGTTTCCAACAATCATCGCGGTTCAATTCGATCCTTAGTTAAGCCATTAATCAATCGATTTGTTATCGACAGCACAGAGCTGTGCTTCATGATAGTTATCAATCATAGCATTATCAATCTGAAACTTAAGACCGGAACTTGGCTTCGCATGAGCTGCGCTGCTTTTCCCTTTCCATGCCCTTGCGTTGCCCTATTTCAGCAACTTATCGATTTCAATCGATATCTAATCGACCTGTTATCGGAGGCTTGCGTCGGAAATCGACCGAAACCATCGCTAATATCGATATTCTATGTCATCGTAGGAGACACGCGGGCCGTGCACAGCTGCCACGGAACGCCGACGCGGCCGGCGCGGGTCAAGAAGCTGACCATACGGGTCAAcgacagcagctccagcagcggcCCCTCCGAGCCGGAGGATGAGCTGGACGGCGGGGCTGGTAGCGGTTTCGGTGGCGGTGCCAGGGGCTCGGCCGTGGGCCGGCTGCAGAGGGAGGACAGCTTCCGGCTGCGGGCATACGGCTCCATACGAAGCTTCATCGACGGCGGCGAGCGAAAGTTGTCGAACTCCTTCTTCTTCGGTCGACAGCAGAGCCACCGGCCGTCGGAGTGCCCCGACTACGACAGCATCAGCCTCACGAACGGCTCGGCGGTGGCCCAACTGCGCCGCGAGAGCAGCTCCCTGCGCCGCGGTTCGGTTAGCTCCTCCTGGTCCATCAGCGAGAGCTCTGGCTCCGGTAATTCCGGCagccagtcgcagtcccagtcgcaatcgcaatcgcaataCACCCAAGCCCAGCAACAGCATTGCCGGGATCCGCTGCTCGGCTGGCTGGAGATAGCCATCAGCTATCGGGAGAACTTCCACAGCCTGGACTGCACAATGGTGCGGGCACGCGACCTGCCCGCCATGGACGCCTCTGGCCTGACCGATCCCTACTGCAAGCTCAACATA
The sequence above is a segment of the Drosophila pseudoobscura strain MV-25-SWS-2005 chromosome X, UCI_Dpse_MV25, whole genome shotgun sequence genome. Coding sequences within it:
- the Rph gene encoding rabphilin-3A, with the translated sequence MDFQNRNNTANKFVCPSDRQLALRAKLRAGWSSSKTSEPLRPEEQEAIISVIRRNEEIEIAERQRVGRLVERVEKIKQHAVERGPNCCRLCGDTFGLLRPHRIICEDCRQSVCTKCSVDINIRYHTSERTREIWLCRICSETREMWKKSGAWFFKGLPRYDTPRSASATPTPTATPGGMASMAGDTRAVHSCHGTPTRPARVKKLTIRVNDSSSSSGPSEPEDELDGGAGSGFGGGARGSAVGRLQREDSFRLRAYGSIRSFIDGGERKLSNSFFFGRQQSHRPSECPDYDSISLTNGSAVAQLRRESSSLRRGSVSSSWSISESSGSGNSGSQSQSQSQSQSQYTQAQQQHCRDPLLGWLEIAISYRENFHSLDCTMVRARDLPAMDASGLTDPYCKLNIITPEALTKYTRWQRTKTVHKTRNPEFNETLQFVGVEPEELGNSLLYVALFDDDKYGHDFLGAAKVCLSTVHSTSQYRISVPLGVEDQYSSAAEMAQEWPNGKILISLCYNTKRRALVVNVKQCINLMAMDNNGSSDPFVKLQLKPDAHKNKKHKTSVKWRTLNPIYNEEFYFEASPHDLNKEMLIVTVWDKDLGKSNDFLGSLQLGAQSKGERLQQWHDCIRLPDHFHEKWHCLAPDNPAH